The Ochotona princeps isolate mOchPri1 chromosome 17, mOchPri1.hap1, whole genome shotgun sequence genome segment atcccggcagctccacttcccatccagctccctgcttgtagcctgggaaagcagtcaaggatggcccaaagccttggggacctgaagagtctgctggctcctggttttggattggctcagctccagccgttgcagcagcttggagagtgaatcagcagatgaagatcatcctttctgtctctcctcatctctgtatatttgcctttccgataaaaataaaataaaccttaaaaaaacaaaaacaaacccaaagaTGGGAGCAGCCCAAGTGAGCAGCAGCAGGCGAACAGGGAAACAAAGGCACATGCTACAAGACACAATGCTGAGTGggataagccagtcacaaaagggCGAAAGTTCCATCATTTTAGCTCTATCAACTATCTAGAACAGTTAAATCCCTGAAAGACATAAAAAAGAGTGTTTGTGGACtcgacacaatggctcagtggctaatcttccccttcaagtgctgggatctcattcgggcaccagtttgtgtccggAGTGCTCcactctctgctcatggcctgggaaagcaacggaggatggtccaacaccttgggaccctgcacctgcatgggaaatccagaggaggctcctggctcctgggttcagactggctcagctctggccgttgcagccactggggtagtgaaccagcagattctctctttccttctctctgtaaatcttcctttacaataaaacataaataaatatttaaaaaacagaaaagtggTTAGCTGGTGCTGGAGGGGGGTAATGGTGAGAGTGTTCTGTAGGTGCTGGTGATCAGGCAACAGTGTGACTACACTAATGCCCCTGAACTGTACAAGTACAGCAAAACTTCACCCTGCGTCTTAGGAGCAAGCTTCTTAGAATGGAACTCTCGCTATCTCACTGCAGTTTGCAGGGTGCTCTGCCCACACACAGCAGTCACTTCACCTGCTCACAATGATCGCTAAAAAATTAACAAAGGGAACAGAGTCCCTGAGTGTGCACCCCACAAACAGAAATCAGAGCTCCACACCAACATCTTTCTTCCCAAAATTTTAAGTCCAAAACAGGCGTAACTCCAAAAGTACAGTGTCCTCTGGCTCCCACTGTGGGGAAGTTCCCCCTACACCCACAATGGTGCACACCAACACCCTGCCCACGCTCTGCAGAACGCTGTCAGTGCTGACAAACGAGGCAAGCGCCCGGTTCTGTCAGGCTCAGCTCCAAAGTCATCATCAGGGTTCCCACCGTGCAGATGAAGCACAGCCACATGGGTGAGCCTGAATCACCAGAGTCCACACTCGGGTCACACGCGTGTGGAAACAGCTGTAGATTGCACACGCAGCTCCAACAGctagagacagagcagcataaTCTGCTCCACGCCACCAGTTTGGCTTCACTCTCAGCTGACATCACGGACAACAAAACAGAGGAGGGAAAGCCCTCCAAGTCTCTTTTCCAAAGATGCAACACATgtttacaaacaaaaatacactGAGGAGTGATCCCTACCCCTCCTCCCTTGCCCACACAGGGAGCAAAAATAAAGGCTGAAACATGCGTCacacctcccttcctccctgctgtaGGCCCACATGGGCCAGCAtcactctcaactatgtaaatgatactaaaataacaaaacaaatagaAGCTCAATGGattaaaaagaaagggaggaTCTCCTCGAGATCCCTAAGAGCTTCAGCTGCGGGCAGTAATCTGTCCTTACTGTACCCTTCCTCCCCTTCATTTTCAAAAGGGATCTTGGTGCACTCAGCCCTTACTCAGTGTCTCCCCTCCAGGCCCTATACTAGGCAGAGCACAAGGGAAACACAGTTCCCACCGTcaaaagcagcacacagggataCACAATACGTTTTCTAGGACCCACATTTCAAGAGCTAAAAATGAAACTAATTTTAGCATTTTACTTAACCCAATAAACTCAACACATCACTTCTAAAatactctcctttcctccctaccCCCTCTTGcttcttgttctgtttttccaataaataaaacaaacactgtTGGGAGAACGTGTACACTACCCTGAAGTAGTCACCATGTCAAGTGTTGCACTGCACTGGGCGCTCAGGAACCCCTGAATCCGAGCAGGCCGGGGGTCCTGCACGTCTGCCCTGTGTGGACAGGCAGGAGCGTGACCGGCTATAAGGGAGGCTTACCCATCAAAGGAGGAGCTGGTGCAGTCATACACCATCTCCCGGTTGCCCTTCATCTGCAGGTACGCGTCACAATTGTCACAGCCGTCGTACTCGAACTGGTCGATAGTCTGATGGGGGGAGAGAACCATGAGCTCCAACCGGGCCAGTCCTTCCCTACTGCGCCCGTTCAGGCTGGCGGGCTGGGCCGCGTCCCCCTGGCGGGGCTGGGTGGGTCCCCAAGGCCGGAGGGGCTGGGCCGGGTCCCCCTGGCGGGGTAAGCCGGGTCCCCAGGGCCGGACACCCTTACCCTCCTCCGGCTCCAGCTCCTACCAGGTCAGCCAAAGCGCCAGGCCTAGACCTCCGGCCGCGCCCGCTGCCCGGCGACCCGCACAGCCTCGGCCTCCCACGCCCCCCACCGCGCGCCCCGACAGACACCTTGACCAACGAACACAGCAAGCAAGCCCGCAGGTGACGCAGGTCCTTCGGCACCGTCTCCAGGGCCATCTTCCAGAACGAGATGCACAAGATCCTCAACAGCCGAAGACACCGCCACTAACTCCGAGAACGCCGGAAGTAAACAGTCGCTGCCGCAGCGTGCGTGCGTGCGTTGATATCCGGCgcctggctcctcctcttcctgcgcGCGCAACCTCCCCCCTCCCACCTGAAGAGATGGTTTCTCCCTGGGCCGGGCGGGGAAAGCGGGACGGCGGGCCCGGGGGGAGGGCTCAGGAGGAGGGGCGatggcggggcggggcggggcgatGGCGGAGGCGGAGGCGGTGCGGCGCCTGCGCCGGAGCGCGAAGGCCTCCCGGGCCGTAGGGTTAACGCCGCCGCTCTCTCCCGGGACCCCGGTTTCCTTAGACGGTGACAGCGGAGTTCCGTTTGAAAAGCGAAAACAAATCTAGAACGCCCTTCCCGAAAGGCGACAGTGCCCTAGGGGGCTCCCGTCCCCGGGGACCGGTGACCCGCGAGCCCACGCGCGAAATGCACACCATGTGTTCCTAAAAATCCCTGTGTAGGTTTGATCGGTGCGGCTGACCGTCTATACGAGAAGTAGTCCTGAGCTTTTAGTAAGGAATGTGTGTGGGACGCCtggcgtctttttttttttttttttttccctttatttcttcgTTTTATCCTGTGGGGAAATACAAGCAGTGGGCGCAGGTTCGAAACTCGGCCACGGATGGTCAGCGCCCCTCCCCAACCTTCCGGGGAGAAGCAGAAGCCGAGATGGTGGCGTGAGGGAGTGGGCGAGGGTCTCCTCGGGCCAGGGGCCGTCTCCATGACCAGCACGACCCGCCTTGAGCGCCtgtgagggtctgggctggaacTTCAGGTCCGCGGAGCCTGGCCTCCTGATTAAGACGAAGCTTCTTCAAGGCAGGCCTGTTTGTGGGGGCTGTCCCCAAACCGAGCTCCAGCGAGTCCCACGGACTGAGTTATAACCCCCCACTTTGGGATCGTGTCTCCACTGTCATACAGAAACCCTCCCGGAACCCTGGGCGGTGGGCGCCATCCTGTGAatggagaaagtgagacagaggcTATTTGCTCAAGGCCCTAAAATTACCTATTGACAGAGCAGGGATGGAAATCCAGGAGtgtgcccttcctccctccccttgcaGCTGTGCTCGGGCCAGTGATGGGATATGCGATGCTCatatcccatgagggtgcaagtCTGAGTCCTTcctgtgctctgcttctgatccagcaccctgctagtgtgcttgggaGGGTAGTGGGGGTggccatgggagacctagatgaagctccggGTTCTGGGCTTTAGTTTGGTCCAACCctggcatttgtggccatttggagagtgaactggtggatggaggatctttgtggttctttcaaataattaaaacacatgcacacacatgcagaaaGTCCTTTTTGCCATGCTCTCCATTCTTCCCTAAACCTCCTAAACAAAAGGGTAGTCCCTGATTTTTTTTCGCCATGTGGACAGGATGACTTACTGTAATGACAACAAGACCATAAGACCAGAGTGCATTTATGGATAAATATAttagcaaataaatacatttctcaaCATAGTGCCTGATTCAAGCATCTCTCTGTCTGGTTCAGATATAAATACCCAAGTGGGTGCTTAGGTGTGAGTCTTCCCACTGACGGAGGAAAGAAGGGTCCCATGGAGGCTCTTTGCCCACTTTGCCCCCCCACATTCACATTCCTTATGGGACAATGCCTGAGGGGCTGGCAATGGTCAGGACACCCCAGAGCTGAACAGCACCCCAAGCAGGCTCCTCGGCTCCTGCCCACCCGGGACGGGACGGGACAGGCTGCCCAGGCCACACCTGCTCCAGGGCCACTCCCTCGCTCTTTCTGTAGGTTGTGGGCCTGTTGTATGGCTTGTATTGGGGAGGCAGGCCTCTGGGCCCTCCAGACCCCAGAGTCACATTCAGCTATTGCTTTGTGCTCCCCAAATCCTTGTCCCTGCCCAAGACACAACTTCTCCCAGAGAAGGGATTCTCTGCTGTCCCTGGGCTGCTGCAGTCCTGTCTTCTCTACCTTGGATGAAGTCCAGGGGAAATTCCCTCCTGTTCACCTTCTGAGGGACACTGAGACAGGCCCTGGAGAGGCTGGGGCTGCTGGACTGACAAGCCTCTGAAGACAGCAGGATGCAACTCAGGTTCTCCAAGGTGCCTCAGTCTCATCAGGAACAGAACTTGGGCAACCTGGCTACCCAGAGCCTCCCTCCCCTTAGGGCCAAGAAGGGGGAAATGGCTGTCCTGGAAAAGCTGTGGTGCTCACCTTTTAAGGCtctgctctgtcctccatcctcttgcAAAGGAGGAAAATGGAAGAGCTGGGTTTACCCCTGACTCAGTGGCTCTCTTGGTGGGGGGACAGAACTGGTATGCAGAGCTCACCTGGGGAAGGAGGCGAGAAGGTGTCACAGGTTCTGCTGAACCTGCCCACCTGGGGTTGGGGACCAGAGCAGCACCTTTCTAACACCTAGCTACCTAACTTCCTGTCCTCTGAAAGCCAGCCTTCCAGGGACTGGCCTCCACGTGCATATAGTCCacggctggctgcctggctggacaCAGGCTTGCTGTGCTGGAACCGTGTTCTGCAGACAaggtctggagctgggagcagcatCTGCTGCCGTCTACCATTGACCACGCTTCTTCCAGGGGCTCCAGGAAGCACAGCCCAAAGCGACGTGTCTGCTGAGGTCCTTTCTTCTCCCAAGAACAGGATTTGGCCAGGTAAGGCCCCCGAGTTGTCCGGAGCACtctcatggctggagctgggcttgccCGCCTCACACAGCCTGTTCACACAGCTCCTCCAGTTCCTCTTCTGTGCCTGGTTCAAAGACAGGAGAAAAGAGGTCACGGAGAATCAGGCCCAGCACCCACAGCGCCCATCTGCGAGAAGGTGTACTGTGAGACGGCCAGGGAGAAGGAGGAGCCTTCGGACGTCTGCAAGCTGACAGGGCCGGGGGTTGTGATTGCAGGACAAGGAAGAGAACAACAAATAAGCAAGTAAGAGAAACATACCAACCAGTGTGTTACTGACACTTACTACTCATGGATTCACTCGGTCAGAAATTATGGACATTCGTTGTGAACTGAGCCTGCTATCATGAGCCAAATAAAAGGCAAAAAGCCTCAGCAGGGCCCTGACCACTCCACAGGAGAAAGTGCACATGCAAATGGCTGTTAGGCTGGTAGGCCAGGACTCAGATCATAGGAGCCCTGCTGAGAGGAAAGGGAAGACCAGGAccaagtgcagcagtcaggagggGCTTCCGGGAGTAGGGCTAAACATGCTGGCCTTCAGAACAATAGGAAGGATTTAGttgttgctttttaagatttatttttatttttggaaggcagagatgttggagaggagaaatagagacagatcccgcatctgcaggctcactccccaaatggctgtaatgggcacaactgggccaatccaaagcagaagttgcttctctctctcccatgtgagtgcaggggcgcAAGGATCcaagccattctctgttgctttcccaagtgcagtagcagggagctggagctgaagtggagcagccaggacacatggcagcacccatataagatgccgaAGTGCTGGCCCCAAGAATTGTGTGAATGGGAGTGAGCAGGGGTAAGCAGCAGGATTTTTttcccagaacaggctcctgccCTGACCTTTAGGCTGTAGCTGAGATACTGTCATGGAGGTCGTTGGTGCTGGACCTAAGGAGACCATAGATGGTTGAGGCTGAtacagtggcatagcatgctaatcctccatctgtgatgccagcatcacaggttctagtcctggctactccacttctgatccagcttcctgctaataatagtctagggaaacagtagaggatggcccaaagccttgggtctctgcacccacgtgggagacctggaagaaatccctgactcctggcttcagtttgacttAGCTCACTTCCACCTGTTGTGACCCaatggaggagtaaaccagcagatataagatatctctctttctctctccatctccccccccccaactctttcaagtaaattaagtaaatctaaaaaaaaaaaaaaaaaagccagtcacAGAGGTCTGACACTGGCAGCACAGAAAGTACACGCATGACAAACACAAGGCCCAAGCATGCATGAAATGCTCTGTGTAGCAGCTGCCTTATAGATGCCTTTCCCCCCACAGCTCCGGGGGTTTCCTGGCTGGCGGCTCCCTGCACTCAGAGTCTGATATGGGATCTAGTGTAGGTTAAAGCACGTGGGATAGAGGGAggaaatgagtgagtgagtgagggaaTGAATGACAGTGGTCCTGCAGGATTTCCAGATGTGAAGCTTTCTGTTTAAGACCCTCGGGGTTCCCGTCTTGGGTGGAGGGGTGTCGTCTAGCGGTTGTAGTGTTCACAGAGCTGTGTGTCACCCACCTTGGGGGAGGATGGCAGGTAGGGAGCCCTGGAAGTGGGGGAGAAAAATGTGCCGTATTCCATGCGTAGTAGGAAGAAGAATACACAGCTTtcaaagttgtttttgtttgtttgtttgttttttaccactcaaataaataccttttaacTCTATTTCCCCACAAACTTTTCTGAAGTATCCTGGTATCAGGGTCAATAACCAGTAAGCTAACATTGAGAATTCACATTGTCCCCAATGGTTGTAACATGGGGATATATTGAATCCCCAGGAAAATGTGGTTGGCCTTATGGGTCAGGGTGCTGGGAAGGGGTGCTCCAGGTGCCCTTGACCATAGGGCGAGAGGAGAGAACCTGGGACCCATGGGAGTGAGCCACAGGGTTCGCTGCCTCTGGTTGCATCCCTGTGCAGCATGCACATGGCTCGTTTCCGCAAAGCCTGGTGTGGTGCTTGCCTGTGGTCATGGCTTCTACCAGATCAGGTTCTCCCCAGGGAACACTTCCAGCCTGCTGAGTACCCAGAGCTGACACCGAGCTGTGAGCCTTGGCAGAGCTGTACCCATTATCAAGGCATCAAACACCATGTTGCTGTTGCTGCCCTGGCCTCCAACTACCCTTCTGATGGCTCCGTCCGCACTAGTCCCTCCCTTGGAGCCCTTCCTGTGATCTGGCAACTGAAAGAGCAAGGTTGTGGAACTGCAGCCATGTCCTGTGCTGAGCCAGGTATTCTCAGCTGCCATCAGCCcctagctggctcactccctgtctCGCGACATCcagctcttccctcccctccctaccCTACCCACTTCCCCTGAATACTCACCAGACTGGGCTGGCAGCACCTGGCAGTGTGAGTAAGGGCATGGCCTGCTCCCCAGGGggtcagaactccatccagaagGCCCTTCCCCAGGTGGGTGTGGTCCTATGGGCCGACGTGGAGTCAAGCACAACCACACTGGCTGTGAACTTGAGTAACAGGGACCTGGGGTTTCTGGTAGCAGCCTCCTGTCCAGGCCTGGAGGTCTGAAGACTAATGGGTGGGCCTCTGGAGGCCACGGGTATGCCAGGCTGGTACTGAAATGGGGGACAGCCTGGCAGGCGGGGTGTGCAGTTGGGTCCTGGGTCCGAGGGGCCAGAGGTGGCTCTGCAGGGCCACCCCGTCGTTTCCTCTGCGGGTGCCGGCTGGGAAGGCTGGATTTCTGCAGGTTGCAAAgactgctggggctggggttggAGGCTTCTGCAGGGCGGGGGGCCAGCTCCATGGGAGCCCTGGACCGTTGTGAGT includes the following:
- the SUPT4H1 gene encoding transcription elongation factor SPT4; this translates as MALETVPKDLRHLRACLLCSLVKTIDQFEYDGCDNCDAYLQMKGNREMVYDCTSSSFDGIIAMMSPEDSWVSKWQRVSNFKPGVYAVSVTGRLPQGIVRELKSRGVAYKSRDTAIKT